GGACCGGCGGCCAGAAGTACGGTTTGGTCTGAATCGAATGCTCCGCCATTTGCCGCGCCAGCTCGTCGCGTTGCAATCGACACTCGGGTCCGATCTGAATTACGAAGTAGGTGTTGGCGCTGGTCGTGGATTCGGGCGTGGTCTGAAATCCGACTCCGGTCAGCCCCGAGAGCTGCGAGCGGTAGCGATCGGTCAACGCGGCGCGCGCCCGCGACAGCCGTCCGAGCAGCCCGAGCTGGGCGATGCCCACCGCGGCCTGCACCTCGCTGATCCGCGCCGAGAGCCCCAGCCGCACGATGTCCGGCCCGTCGGGGCCCAAACCTTTGCCGTAGTCGCGCATCGAGCGCACGCGCGCGTCGAGCTGCTCATCGTCCGTGGTCACCAGTCCGCCCTCGAGGGCCGTGACGACCTTGGTCGGCGAGAGCGAGAAGACCTCCGCGCGGCCGAACGAGCCCTGAGGGCGTCCGCCGCGTCTGGCGCCGATCCCCTGGGCCGCGTCGAAGATCAGCGCCAGCCCGTGCTTGTCGCACAGCCGTTCCAGGCGCTGGATATCCGGCGGCATACCGAAGACGTTGGTGGCGAGCAGGGCCTTGGTGCGCGGCGTGATGCGCTGCTCCGCGTCGTCCGGATCGATGGTCAGCTCGCCGGGCAGCACGTCGCAGAACACCGGATCCAGCCGGTTCCACAGCGCGGCGTGGGCCGTGCTGGCCCAGGTGAACGAGGGCATCAGCACCTCGCCGGAAAGCTCCAGCGCGGCCAGGGTCAGGATCAGCCCCGAGGTGCAGGAGTTGAGCGCCACGCAGTAACCCGTACCGGCCAGGGCTGCGGCCGCCTGCTCCAGCCGCACGGTGTACGGCCCCTGGGTGACGATCCCGCTGTGCCAGATCTTTTCCAGGTCGGGCAAAAGCTGTTCCAGGGGAACCAAGGTCGGCCGTGTAATTGGTATCAGTTCCATGGCAAGCATTGTCCGCCCAGCGCGGCTCGAGTCAAGTCCCTCT
The Candidatus Alcyoniella australis DNA segment above includes these coding regions:
- a CDS encoding DegT/DnrJ/EryC1/StrS family aminotransferase; this translates as MELIPITRPTLVPLEQLLPDLEKIWHSGIVTQGPYTVRLEQAAAALAGTGYCVALNSCTSGLILTLAALELSGEVLMPSFTWASTAHAALWNRLDPVFCDVLPGELTIDPDDAEQRITPRTKALLATNVFGMPPDIQRLERLCDKHGLALIFDAAQGIGARRGGRPQGSFGRAEVFSLSPTKVVTALEGGLVTTDDEQLDARVRSMRDYGKGLGPDGPDIVRLGLSARISEVQAAVGIAQLGLLGRLSRARAALTDRYRSQLSGLTGVGFQTTPESTTSANTYFVIQIGPECRLQRDELARQMAEHSIQTKPYFWPPVHQQTATKSYARGALPVTQEVSRRSLALPLWSDMPLSAQDRVIETLYRLLGD